In the Sebaldella sp. S0638 genome, one interval contains:
- a CDS encoding Cof-type HAD-IIB family hydrolase, whose protein sequence is MTKAIFFDIDGTLVSFKTHQIPKETIHALHELRKKDIKLFIATGRHHSMITLDNIFKFDGYVTLNGQYCYNNKEIIYKQSIKKEDIEIIADQTSKNLYACYFIKENEVFTNMVNDQVKWFASELNTKIPEVCDPAVETVKNDIYQLTAFVDKEQENMLLNSTNFIDATRWHDKFIDVTPKGGSKSVGIEAVLKYYNIPVEQTMAFGDGENDVTMLQHVNKGIAMGNASDFVKSSADYVTSHIDDNGLVKALEHFKIL, encoded by the coding sequence ATGACTAAGGCAATTTTTTTTGATATTGACGGAACTCTGGTCAGTTTCAAAACACATCAGATACCAAAGGAAACTATCCATGCACTGCATGAGCTGAGAAAAAAAGATATTAAGCTGTTTATTGCAACAGGACGCCACCATTCTATGATTACACTTGATAATATTTTCAAATTCGACGGATATGTTACTCTAAATGGTCAGTATTGCTATAATAATAAAGAAATTATATATAAGCAAAGTATAAAAAAAGAAGATATTGAAATAATAGCAGACCAAACCAGCAAAAATCTTTATGCATGTTATTTTATCAAAGAAAATGAAGTGTTTACCAATATGGTAAATGATCAGGTAAAATGGTTTGCAAGTGAACTTAATACAAAAATTCCTGAAGTTTGTGATCCTGCTGTGGAAACTGTAAAAAATGATATTTATCAGCTTACGGCTTTTGTAGATAAAGAACAGGAAAATATGCTTCTTAACAGCACTAATTTTATAGATGCTACAAGATGGCATGATAAATTTATAGATGTTACCCCGAAAGGCGGAAGTAAAAGTGTGGGAATAGAAGCTGTGCTGAAATATTACAATATTCCTGTGGAACAAACCATGGCATTTGGTGACGGTGAAAATGATGTTACTATGTTACAGCATGTAAATAAAGGAATTGCTATGGGAAATGCCAGCGATTTTGTAAAAAGTTCCGCAGATTATGTAACTTCTCATATTGATGATAACGGTCTGGTAAAAGCGCTTGAACATTTTAAAATTTTATAA